A single genomic interval of Juglans regia cultivar Chandler chromosome 1, Walnut 2.0, whole genome shotgun sequence harbors:
- the LOC108988091 gene encoding helicase SEN1, which produces MERTNAKKELELAGRSLIEMVFSWSLRDVLNKDLYTKKVTRIPETFSSMADYMKSFIPPLLEETHADLFSNMTALSRAPIREIDSVEMAKEFKSPKDLFYEISLKRAADTENDVGKYEPEVGDLIALTDVRPKRIDDLNRPRRFYLIAYVHGGRDENSDKISILASKSIIFTELEYARKNKRETLFAVYLMNMVTNVRIWKALHSDLEGENTNIIKQVLQAANSADENCTTCFSKGKCSSVPSCIADNLNDSQKAAVLSCVHMRDCYHQNTVKLIWGPPGTGKTKTVAFLLLALLKMKCRTLTCAPTNIAVVEVATRLRSLVGETLEYGTYGLGDIVLLGNRKRMKIDDHNDLLDVFLEHRAYVLGKCFAPLTGWKYCLESMISLLNNPEFEYIIYMEKIKKETDEDDDELDFVKDDDAAPPLTFKEFFRKKFSSIFEPLKSFMVDLYTHLPTSMIQLEVVENMIRALELLESLEVSLGRVDVAKGLTQVLNCFESKQCLRLLRSLSLTFSLPNLTENYGIKNMCLENACLVFCTASSSAKLHTEGMAPFEYLVIDEAAQLKECESAIPLQLSGLRHAILIGDEMQLPAMVKSKISEKAEFGRSLFERLVMLDHHRHLLDVQYRMHPSISLFPNREFYDNQISDGPNVQQRCFEKRFLQGNMYGSYAFISIAQGKEELGGGFSSKNMVEAAVVSEIVSKLFKQYVHTKNKVSIGVISPYKAQVHAIEEKLKKYSTYSNEGFSVDVRSVDGFQGGEQDVVIISTVRCNGNGTIGFLSNRQRANVALTRARYCLWILGNGFTLLHKNSIWKKLVLDAKERKCFHNADEDKSLSQAIMAALVEHQPDTLLSNDSLLFREARWKISFKNDFGRSIARISDAEIRQEVLSMLAKLASGWRQPQEDRDLIVLDGISSQLLEIYNVKDDENYLAWTVDILKEEGNYIQVMKVWDVVPLSDVIKLAKHLDILFGSYTVDKMQKCKHRSVDGSLVVPMKWPVDPSSTCDETDALWYLSKPLSALSIRDEPETSSATVSDHFPSLKSEDAGSKKKW; this is translated from the exons ATGGAGAGGACGAATGCCAAGAAGGAATTAGAACTTGCTGGCAGGAGCTTGATAGAAATGGTGTTTTCATGGTCTCTCAGGGATGTTCTCAATAAAGATCTTTACACAAAGAAG GTCACAAGGATCCCAGAGACATTCTCGTCCATGGCTGATTACATGAAGTCATTCATTCCTCCATTACTTGAGGAAACGCATGCTGATTTGTTTTCCAACATGACAGCACTGTCTCGAGCACCTATTCGTGAAATAGATTCTGTTGAAATGGCAAAAGAATTCAAATCTCCCAAGGACttgttttatgagatttcaTTGAAGAGGGCTGCCGATACTGAGAATGATGTTGGAAAATATGAACCTGAGGTTGGTGACCTTATTGCCTTGACAGATGTTAGACCAAAGCGCATTGATGATTTGAACAGGCCCAGACGATTCTATCTTATTGCTTATGTTCATGGCGGAAGAGATGAGAATTCTGATAAGATTTCGATACTGGCATCGAAGTCCATCATCTTTACTGAACTAGAGTACGCTCGAAAGAACAAGAGAGAAACACTTTTTGCAGTTTATCTTATGAACATGGTTACAAATGTTCGTATATGGAAAGCACTGCACTCGGACCTGGAAGGAGAAAACACAAACATTATTAAGCAAGTGCTACAAGCTGCCAATTCAGCT GATGAAAATTGCACTACTTGCTTTTCTAAAGGAAAATGCAGTTCTGTTCCTTCTTGTATAGCGGACAATCTAAATGACTCTCAAAAAGCAGCCGTTCTAAGTTGTGTTCATATGAGGGACTGCTATCATCAGAACACTGTCAAACTGATATGGGGCCCTCCAGGGACCGGGAAAACAAAGACCGTTGCTTTCTTACTTCTTGCCCTCCTTAAGATGAAGTGCAGGACATTGACATGTGCTCCAACAAACATCGCAGTTGTGGAAGTGGCAACACGGCTTCGGAGTTTGGTTGGGGAGACGCTGGAGTATGGCACATATGGGCTTGGGGATATAGTTTTGCTTGGGAATCGTAAGCGAATGAAGATTGATGATCACAACGATCTTCTTGACGTGTTTCTTGAGCATCGTGCTTATGTGCTTGGGAAGTGTTTTGCTCCATTGACTGGATGGAAATATTGCTTAGAATCAATGATATCTTTGCTCAACAACCCTGAATTTgagtatattatatacatggaaaaaataaagaaggaaacaGACGAGGATGATGATGAGCTCGACTTTGTAAAGGATGATGATGCTGCTCCTCCTTTGACATTTAAGGAGTTCTTTAGGAAGAAATTTAGTTCCATTTTTGAGCCACTGAAGTCTTTTATGGTGGATTTGTATACTCACTTGCCCACTTCTATGATACAGTTAGAGGTAGTGGAGAACATGATTAGAGCTCTGGAATTGCTGGAATCTCTTGAAGTTTCGCTAGGCAGAGTCGATGTGGCCAAAGGGTTAACACAAGTTCTCAATTGTTTCGAAAGCAAACAGTGTCTGCGCTTACTGAGATCTCTTTCTCTGACGTTTTCTCTTCCAAATTTAACAGAAAATTATGGCATAAAAAACATGTGCTTGGAAAATGCGTGTCTAGTGTTCTGTACTGCATCAAGCTCTGCTAAATTACACACAGAAGGAATGGCACCATTTGAATATTTAGTCATCGATGAAGCTGCCCAACTTAAGGAATGTGAATCAGCTATTCCTTTACAACTATCTGGTCTGCGCCATGCAATTCTCATAGGGGATGAGATGCAACTCCCTGCCATGGTTAAAAGCAAG ATATCCGAGAAGGCTGAATTTGGAAGGAGTTTGTTCGAAAGACTGGTCATGTTGGATCACCATAGGCACCTTCTTGATGTCCAGTACAGGATGCATCCATCAATCAGCTTATTTCCAAACAGGGAGTTCTATGACAACCAGATTTCAGATGGTCCAAATGTTCAACAAAGATGCTTCGAAAAACGCTTCCTTCAGGGCAACATGTACGGCTCCTACGCTTTTATAAGTATAGCTCAAGGAAAGGAGGAGCTTGGTGGTGGTTTCAGCTCCAAGAATATGGTTGAGGCTGCCGTTGTCTCCGAGATCGTTTCCAAACTTTTTAAAC AATATGTTCACACAAAGAACAAGGTTAGTATAGGAGTCATATCACCATACAAGGCTCAAGTTCATGCGATTGAagagaaactcaaaaaatactcaacatACTCTAATGAGGGCTTCTCTGTCGATGTTCGCTCTGTCGATGGATTCCAAGGAGGTGAGCAAGATGTGGTGATTATCTCTACTGTAAGATGTAATGGGAATGGAACTATAGGTTTTCTTTCCAACCGACAAAGAGCAAACGTGGCACTGACTCGTGCAAG GTATTGCCTTTGGATACTGGGAAATGGGTTTACTTTACTCCACAAAAACTCTATCTGGAAGAAACTGGTCCTTGATGCCAAGGAACGGAAGTGTTTCCACAATGCAGACGAGGACAAGAGCTTGTCTCAGGCTATTATGGCTGCCTTGGTGGAGCACCAGCCTGATACTTTACTCAGTAACGACTCTCTGCTCTTCAGAGAAGCCAGATGGAAG ATTTCCTTCAAAAATGATTTTGGAAGATCTATAGCAAGAATAAGCGATGCAGAGATACGTCAGGAAGTGTTATCTATGTTGGCAAAGCTTGCAAGTGGTTGGCGTCAGCCTCAAGAGGATAGAGACCTCATTGTCCTCGATGGGATTTCTTCTCAACTACTGGAAATTTACAATGTCAAGGACGACGAAAACTATCTGGCCTGGACTGTAGATATACTCAAGGAGGAAGGAAACTACATTCAGGTTATGAAGGTTTGGGATGTTGTGCCACTTTCTGATGTAATAAAACTTGCAAAGCATCTTGACATCTTATTTGGAAGTTACACAGTGGACAAGATGCAAAAGTGCAAACACAGATCAGTTGACGG GAGTTTGGTTGTTCCAATGAAATGGCCAGTTGACCCAAGTAGTACTTGTGATGAAACTGATGCTTTGTGGTACCTCTCAAAACCATTATCGGCACTCAGCATAAGGGATGAGCCAGAAACATCATCTGCAACTGTCAG TGATCATTTTCCAAGCCTCAAATCTGAAGATGCTGGGTCGAAGAAAAAGTGGTAA